DNA sequence from the Brachybacterium avium genome:
ATCGTGTTCACCACCCTGTTCGCCCTCGGCCTGGTGCTGATCTCGGTCACGCCCAGTCACACCGACCTCGGCCACATCCTGTTCGGCAACGTCCTGGGCGTCTCCTCCAGCGACCTGATCCAGATCGGCATCCTCGCCGGGATCGCGTTCGTGGCACTGGTGCTGAAGCGACGGGACCTCACGCTCTACGCCTTCGATCCCATCCACGCCCAGGCCATCGGGCTCTCGCCGCGCCGGCTGGGAGCGCTGCTGCTCGGCCTGCTGGCGGTGACCGCCGTGGTCGCGCTGCAGATCGTGGGCGTGGTGCTGGTGGTGGCGATGCTGATCGTCCCCGGCGCCACCGCGCACCTGCTCACCGACCGCTTCGGGAGGATGCTGCTGATCGCGCCGACGATCTCCGTGCTCGCCTCGGTGACGGGGATCTTCCTGAGCTACTGGGTCGATGCCTCCTCCGGAGGTCTCATCGTCCTGGTCCAGGGCGCCATCTTCACCGTGGTCTACCTGCTCGCCCCGCGCTACGGGATCCTCCCGCGACTGCTGACCTCGTGGCGCCGCAGCAGCGGCGGCGCGGGTGTTCCCACCGACGATCAGGCGGGCGCCGGAGATCCGGCAGCAGCGGCCGGCGCAGCAGGAGCGGTCGGCACCCCCGACCGGATGGGCAGGGCAGCAGCCGCCGAGACGAGGGACGAGGCGCAGATCCCGGCTGCACCGCGGGGCTGAGCTCGAGGGACGCCGTCAGGCGGGGATGCTCGCCCAGATCGCGTCGGTCGCGGAGCGCCCCAGCGGCACCCCGGCCGAGGATCCGGGCACGGTGACCTCGAGGGAGTCGGAGAACGCCGGGCCGGTGCGCACCTCGAGGGTCGCACCGACGGTGATGCCGTGCTCGGCGCAGAAGGACAGCAGCCGCGGATCGGCGTCGGAGATGCGCTCGACGACCACGGAGGTCCCGGCCGGGACCTCGGACAGCAGGCGGGCGTCGGGGAGCTCGACCTCGCCGTCGGCGGTGGGGATCGGATCGCCGTGGGGGTCGCGCGCGGGGCGGCCCAGGAGCGCATCGATCCGGTCGACCAGCAGGTCGGAGACGGCGTGCTCGAGATGCTCGGCCTCGTCGTGGACCTCCTCCCAGCCGTAGCCGAGGGTCTCCACCAGGAACGTCTCGATCAGGCGGTGACGGCGCACCATCGACAGCGCGTGCGCGCGGCCCGTCGCGCTGAGCCCGATCGCGCCGTACCGGGTGTGCTCGAGCAGGCCCTGGTCGGCGAGCTTGCGCACCGCGTCGGAGACCGTCGACAGTCGCACCCCCACCCGTTCGGCGATGGCGGAGGTGGTCACCGGCTCCTTCGACCATTCCGCCAGGCTCCAGACCGCCTTGAGATAGTTCTGGGCGCTGGTGGAGAGCTCTGAGACCGACATGCCCCCACCGTATCCAACTCTTCGCTTCGTCTCCTCGAACTCCGCGGAGGCACGTAGTCTTCGCCCATGCATGAGTCCACGATCCTCATCGAGAACCTGCTGTCGATGTGGTGGATCGCCGCAGCGGCGGTGCTCGCCCCGGTCCTCGCACTGCTGACACGCCGCACCATCCCGGACGTGGTGTGGCTGCTGGTGCTGGGCATGGTGATCGGCCCGCATGCGCTCGGCCTCGCCGACAGCACCGAGGCCGTCGCCTTCCTGCGCGAGCTCGGGCTCGGATTCCTGTTCCTGCTGGCCGGCTTCGAGGTGAACACCTCCGATATGCGCAGCCGGGCCGGGCGCAGCGCGGCCCTGACCTGGCTGCTGTGCGTCGGCCTCGGGGTGGGGGCCGGGCTGCTGATCGCCGGGGGCGACTGGCAGATCGCCGCCGTGCTCGGCATCGCCGCGACCTCCACCGCGCTGGGCACCCTGCTGCCGATCCTCAAGGACTCCGGTGTGCTCGGCGCCCCGCTGGGCAAGGCGACCATGATCCACGGCGCCTTCGGCGAGCTGCTGCCCGTGGTCGCGATGTCCCTGCTGCTGACCACGCGCGCCACCCTCCAGGCGGCGGCCGTGCTGGTGCTGTTCGCGGTGCTGGCAGTGGTGATCGTGGCCGTCCCGGCCCGGCTCTTCCGCAAGGTGCCGCTGCTGGGCCGGGCCTTCGCCGCCGCCTCCGACTCGACGATGCAGACCATCGTGCGGATCACGGTGTGGGTGATGATCTCGCTGATGCTGCTGACCGCGGTGCTGGAGCTGGACGTCGCCCTCGGGGCCTTCGCCGCCGGCCTGCTGCTGCACGCCGCGCTGCGCGGCGGCGCACCGGAGCACGTCGAGGAGATCATGCACAAGGTGGAGGTGCTCGGGTTCGGTCTGCTGATCCCGGTCTTCTTCCTCACCAGCGGGATGAGCATCGACGTGATCGCCGTGCTCGGCGTCTGGCCGCTGCTGCTGGGGTTCGTGGGGATGATCGTGGTGGTGCGGGGCCTGCCGGTGCTCGCACGCGAGCTGTGGACGCCCACCGGGTCGGGCCTGGAGACCCCGCGGGAGAAGGTGGCGCTGGGCCTGTACGCCGCGACCGGGCTGCCGATCATCGTGGCGGTCACCCAGATCGCCGCGAGCTCGGGGCTGATCTCGGTCACCGTCGCCTCGGCGATGGTCACCGGCGGAGCGATCACGGTGCTGGTGTTCCCGCTGCTGGCCTCGCGGCTCTCCCGCAGCCCGGAGGAGGCGGGGAGAGCGCAGAGCTGACGGGACGGCGTGGTCGTCCCTGCGCCGCCTGTACCCGGGCTCGGGATTCAGCGCACCGTGCGCACGATCAGCCGGGCGGCCTCGTCGATCTCGGGTGCGTCCATGCTCAGCGGACGGGTCTCGGTGCACGAGATGCCGTCCCTCAACCAGGTCGCGACCAGTGTGATGGCGGGGTGGTAATAGGACCACCAGGAGATGCCCTCCCACGAGCCCCGGTCATAGATCTTCGCTGCGAGGCGCTGGGTGCGTCGCTTATTGCGCTCGGTGACTTCGGTGACGCGCCCGACGCCCAGGTCGCGCAGCACGTTCGGGTCCGCGAGATCGGCGAATCGGGAGGCACCGGGGACCTCATAGGTGCTCAGCGCCCGGACTGCATCGGCGTCGCCCGGTACCAGCAGCATGCCGGGGGACCAGGTCGCCAGATGCCCGAAGGTCTCCGCGATCGCGCCGTCGGGAGTCGTCGAGAAGTACCGCAGGGCGTAGAGGTCGGGATTGTCCCAGCGGCCAGCACCCTGTCCGGGTGGGATGTGCAACGGACCGTACGGAGCGGTGGGATCCATGCCGTGGATCCACGGATGGACGCGATACAGCAGCATCAGGCGTAGACGCCGGCCTCGTCGCCGCTGATGGCGTCGAGGACCTCGGACGTACGTCCGCGGCGGATCATCGCCAGCGGGGTGGCACCGTCGAGGAACGCGTTTTGACCGTTCAGCCAGTCGAGGATCACCGAGTCATCCCAGACCATGCGGGCACGCGAGATGATGAACTCGAGGTCGGTGACGGCGCGGGCGGCGTCCGGTGACGGCACGGTGGTGCCTTCGGCCCACCTGGTCGTCTGGGAGCGGCTCACGCCGGCCCAGGTCGCGAGCTTCGCCTGACTGCCCAGGGCCCGAGAGGTCGAGCGGACCTTCAACGTGAACAGTTCCGAGTCGGGCCTCGCGGGCTGGTCGATGGTGCTCACGCCCCCACGGTACTCGTGCAACACAAATGTTGCAAGCTAGGGGGCGGGGTCGTCGTTCGCCGGCTCACCCCGCCATCACCGCCTGCTCCAGCGCCGCGAGCGACTCCTCGAGGAAGCTCGGCGGGAACGGCGGCAGCCCGAACTGCTCCCGCATCGGGTGCGGCACCGCGCTCCAGTCGTAGGTGAGCGTCACACGGGTGCCCTCGCC
Encoded proteins:
- a CDS encoding metal ABC transporter permease — encoded protein: MNPLDLIMEPLQYEFMVRALAATVAAAIVCALLSCWLVLVGWSLMGDAVSHAVLPGVVLSYIVGVPFAVGAIVFGVLAVVLIGTIRGTSRVKEDAAIGIVFTTLFALGLVLISVTPSHTDLGHILFGNVLGVSSSDLIQIGILAGIAFVALVLKRRDLTLYAFDPIHAQAIGLSPRRLGALLLGLLAVTAVVALQIVGVVLVVAMLIVPGATAHLLTDRFGRMLLIAPTISVLASVTGIFLSYWVDASSGGLIVLVQGAIFTVVYLLAPRYGILPRLLTSWRRSSGGAGVPTDDQAGAGDPAAAAGAAGAVGTPDRMGRAAAAETRDEAQIPAAPRG
- a CDS encoding metal-dependent transcriptional regulator, producing the protein MSVSELSTSAQNYLKAVWSLAEWSKEPVTTSAIAERVGVRLSTVSDAVRKLADQGLLEHTRYGAIGLSATGRAHALSMVRRHRLIETFLVETLGYGWEEVHDEAEHLEHAVSDLLVDRIDALLGRPARDPHGDPIPTADGEVELPDARLLSEVPAGTSVVVERISDADPRLLSFCAEHGITVGATLEVRTGPAFSDSLEVTVPGSSAGVPLGRSATDAIWASIPA
- a CDS encoding cation:proton antiporter, with the translated sequence MHESTILIENLLSMWWIAAAAVLAPVLALLTRRTIPDVVWLLVLGMVIGPHALGLADSTEAVAFLRELGLGFLFLLAGFEVNTSDMRSRAGRSAALTWLLCVGLGVGAGLLIAGGDWQIAAVLGIAATSTALGTLLPILKDSGVLGAPLGKATMIHGAFGELLPVVAMSLLLTTRATLQAAAVLVLFAVLAVVIVAVPARLFRKVPLLGRAFAAASDSTMQTIVRITVWVMISLMLLTAVLELDVALGAFAAGLLLHAALRGGAPEHVEEIMHKVEVLGFGLLIPVFFLTSGMSIDVIAVLGVWPLLLGFVGMIVVVRGLPVLARELWTPTGSGLETPREKVALGLYAATGLPIIVAVTQIAASSGLISVTVASAMVTGGAITVLVFPLLASRLSRSPEEAGRAQS
- a CDS encoding RES family NAD+ phosphorylase, translating into MDPTAPYGPLHIPPGQGAGRWDNPDLYALRYFSTTPDGAIAETFGHLATWSPGMLLVPGDADAVRALSTYEVPGASRFADLADPNVLRDLGVGRVTEVTERNKRRTQRLAAKIYDRGSWEGISWWSYYHPAITLVATWLRDGISCTETRPLSMDAPEIDEAARLIVRTVR
- a CDS encoding helix-turn-helix domain-containing protein, with the translated sequence MSTIDQPARPDSELFTLKVRSTSRALGSQAKLATWAGVSRSQTTRWAEGTTVPSPDAARAVTDLEFIISRARMVWDDSVILDWLNGQNAFLDGATPLAMIRRGRTSEVLDAISGDEAGVYA